In the Streptomyces sp. NBC_00193 genome, TCGCCTCCGCCGGCGCCTCGGTCCTGCGCGCCGACGTCGCCGGCACCGCCTGGCACACCGACCCCGCCACCGGCACCCTCGTGGTCACCGCCGACTCCACCGTCTCGGCGGCCGACATCGCCAGGATCCGCAGCGAGGCCGGAACGAACGCGGCCGCCCTGCGCATCGAACGCACCCCCGGCAAGCTGAGGAAGCTCGTCTCCGGCGGCGACGCCATCTACGCCTCCGGCTGGCGCTGTTCGGCCGGCTTCAACGTGCGCAGCGGAAGCACGTACTACATCCTGACCGCCGGACACTGCACCGACGGCGCGGGCACCTGGTGGACCAACTCCGCCCGCACCACCGTCATCGGCCCCACCGTGGGCTCCAGCTTCCCGAACAACGACTACGGGCTCGTCCGCTACGACAACGCCGCCGTCGCCCA is a window encoding:
- a CDS encoding S1 family peptidase, translated to MAAVAALAAPTAAHADGGFSADRLASAGASVLRADVAGTAWHTDPATGTLVVTADSTVSAADIARIRSEAGTNAAALRIERTPGKLRKLVSGGDAIYASGWRCSAGFNVRSGSTYYILTAGHCTDGAGTWWTNSARTTVIGPTVGSSFPNNDYGLVRYDNAAVAHPGTVGNQDITSAINATNGLAVTRRGSTTGIHSGSVTGLNATVNYGGGDVVYGMIRTNVCAEPGDSGGPLYSGTRAVGLTSGGSGNCSSGGTTFFQPVVEALNAYGVSVY